A genomic window from Triticum urartu cultivar G1812 chromosome 7, Tu2.1, whole genome shotgun sequence includes:
- the LOC125519632 gene encoding ABC transporter G family member 28-like translates to MAAAGAPARALLPTVLLLFLAVAEAQVDPMSNGAVTSALNAKLKKLTDAFAPQVKRELGYCIQDTDAEWDATFNFSSDPKFLVDCMKKGDLPQRVCTAAELKFYFESILRRGKKNYVRPNKNCNLSSWIDGCEPGWGCTADAGKEVDLQDAENFPSRTVDCQGCCPGFFCPRGLTCMIPCPLGAYCPQSTLNKTTGVCDPYNYQPPPGQPNHTCGGADRWSDVMSTDDVFCPAGYYCPSPILKIDCSSGFYCRKGSTIQTKCLSKGSCKPNSTTQDITIFGAMLVVALSLVLLIIYNFSDQLLTNREKKQAKSREAAVRLAKETVQARERWRSAKDVAKKHAAGLQTSLTRTFSRKKSLSSSHESSKGHPPEEHGADHPSEESGEKNTGSPTAEVGGGGGDKKKKGGKHAHTQSQIFQYAYGQIEKEKALEQEMEQNSNNLSLSGVVAMATDEDLRQRPRIEIAFKDITLTLKGSKKKLLRSVSGKLMPGRVAAVMGPSGAGKTTLLSAIAGKATGCATTGTILINGKQEPIRAYKKIIGFVPQDDIVHGNLTVQENLWFNARCRLPVEMSQAEKVLVVERVIESLGLQPVRDSLVGTVEKRGISGGQRKRVNVGLEMVMEPSVLILDEPTSGLDSASSLLLLRALRREAMEGVNISMVVHQPSYTLYNMFDDLILLAKGGMPVYHGPVKKVEEYFKGLGIVVPDRVNPPDYYIDILEGIVKLDTNAVNVKDLSLRWMLHNGYEVPRDMLQSSSGSESSLSGEAGGHAPQAEAKKSVLGELWGNLRDILGQKKDEYDYNKSSEDLSNRRTPGKLRQYKYYLGRCGKQRLRESSIQGVDFLILGLAGICLGTLAKVSDESFGALGYTYTVIAVSLLCMIGALRSFSLEKIHYWRERAAGMSSLAYFMSKDTIDHFNTIVKPIVYLSMFYFFNNPRSSIWENYVVLVAVVYCVTGIGYTFAIFFQPGSAQLWSALLPVVLTLFSNEQKDSVFANLCYTKWALEAFVIANAQRYSGVWLITRCGSLVKMGYDIDHKITCILVLAANGIVFRCIAFFCMVIFQKH, encoded by the exons ATGGCGGCGGCGGGAGCGCCAGCGCGCGCGCTTCTGCCcaccgtcctcctcctcttcctggCGGTGGCGGAGGCGCAGGTGGACCCTATGAGCAACGGCGCCGTCACGTCGGCGCTCAACGCCAAGCTCAAGAAGCTGACTGACGCCTTCGCTCCGCAGGTGAAAAGGGAGCTCGGTTACTGCATCCAGGACAC GGACGCCGAGTGGGACGCCACCTTCAACTTCTCCTCCGATCCCAAATTCCTCGTCGACTGCATGAAGAAAG GGGACCTGCCGCAGCGCGTGTGCACAGCCGCCGAGCTCAAGTTCTACTTCGAGAGCATCCTCAGAAGAGGCAAGAAGAACTACGTGAGGCCAAACAAGAACTGCAACCTCTCGTCCTGGATCGACGGCTGCGAGCCCGGCTGGGGCTGCACCGCCGACGCCGGCAAGGAGGTGGACCTGCAGGACGCCGAAAACTTCCCCTCCAGGACCGTCGACTGCCAGGGCTGCTGCCCCGGCTTCTTCTGCCCCCGCGGCCTCACTTGCATGATAC CCTGCCCTCTGGGAGCATACTGTCCACAGTCCACCCTCAACAAAACCACCGGAGTCTGCGATCC ATACAACTACCAACCGCCTCCTGGGCAGCCCAACCATACTTGCGGCGGTGCCGACAGATGGTCGGATGTCATGAGTACTGACGATGTTTTCTGTCCAGCTGGTTACTACTGTCCAAGCCCTATCCTCAAGATCGATTGCAGTAGTGG GTTCTATTGCAGGAAAGGATCAACTATCCAGACCA AATGCTTATCCAAGGGCAGTTGTAAACCAAACTCTACAACCCAAGACATCACAATATTTGGTGCCATGCTAGTG GTTGCCCTGAGTTTAGTGCTGTTGATCATTTACAACTTCTCTGACCAACTTCTGACCAACCGAGAGAAGAAGCAAGCGAAATCTAGGGAGGCTGCTGTAAGACTCGCGAAAGAGACCGTACAGGCCCGTGAAAGGTGGAGATCAGCTAAAGATGTCGCAAAGAAGCATGCCGCAGGCCTGCAGACATCTCTCACCCGCACATTCTCACGCAAGAAGAGTCTCAGCAGCTCACATGAATCATCTAAAGGGCATCCACCTGAAGAGCATGGTGCGGATCATCCGTCAGAAGAATCAGGAGAGAAGAACACCGGAAGCCCCACTGCGgaagtaggaggaggaggaggagataaAAAGAAGAAGGGGGGGAAACATGCGCACACGCAGAGCCAAATCTTCCAGTATGCGTATGGTCAAATCGAAAAGGAGAAGGCACTGGAACAAGAAATGGAACAAAACAGTAATAACCTTTCCTTGTCAGGAGTGGTAGCCATGGCAACTGATGAAGATTTAAGGCAAAGACCTAGAATTGAGATTGCTTTCAAAGACATTACTCTCACCTTGAAGGGGAGTAAGAAAAAACTATTAAGGTCTGTGAGTGGGAAGCTTATGCCTGGTCGGGTAGCTGCCGTGATGGGCCCATCAGGCGCGGGAAAAACCACCCTCTTGAGCGCTATTGCCGGCAAGGCGACTGGATGCGCGACAACCGGTACGATACTCATAAACGGGAAGCAAGAGCCTATCCGTGCATACAAGAAGATCATCGGCTTTGTCCCGCAAGACGATATTGTCCATGGAAACTTGACTGTTCAAGAGAACCTCTGGTTTAATGCGAGATGCAG GCTCCCTGTTGAGATGTCCCAGGCTGAAAAAGTTCTTGTCGTGGAAAGAGTTATCGAGTCCTTGGGGCTGCAACCGGTTCGCGATTCCTTGGTTGGAACTGTTGAAAAGCGTGGCATCTCTGGTGGCCAGCGTAAGCGGGTAAATGTCGGCCTAGAGATGGTCATGGAACCCTCTGTGCTCATCTTAGATGAGCCAACATCTGGTTTGGACAGTGCTTCGTCTCTGCTTCTACTTCGCGCTCTACGGCGGGAAGCTATGGAAGGGGTCAACATCTCCATGGTGGTTCATCAGCCCAG CTACACACTGTACAATATGTTTGATGACTTGATACTTCTCGCCAAAGGTGGTATGCCTGTTTACCACGGGCCTGTGAAGAAAGTGGAGGAATACTTTAAAGGGTTGGGGATTGTCGTCCCGGACCGCGTGAATCCGCCCGACTACTACATAGACATCTTGGAGGGGATTGTGAAGCTAGACACGAATGCggtcaacgtcaaagatctctctctgCGGTGGATGCTGCACAACGGCTATGAGGTTCCACGAGATATGCTCCAGAGTTCTTCCGGCTCGGAATCATCGTTGAGTGGGGAAGCAGGTGGTCATGCCCCCCAAGCTGAGGCCAAGAAGTCCGTTCTTGGTGAATTGTGGGGCAATCTCAGGGACATACTAGGCCAGAAAAAGGATGAGTACGATTACAACAAATCTTCTGAAGATTTGTCTAACCGCCGCACACCTGGAAAACTTAGGCAGTACAAATACTACCTGGGAAG ATGTGGCAAGCAAAGGCTTCGTGAATCTAGCATACAAGGAGTCGACTTTCTGATTCTGGGTCTTGCTGGTATCTGTCTTGGGACACTAGCTAAAGTGAGCGACGAGTCTTTCGGAGCACTTGGCTACACATACACCGTCATCGCTGTCT CTCTGCTTTGCATGATTGGAGCCCTCCGCTCATTTTCCTTGGAGAAGATACACTACTGGCGAGAGAGAGCGGCGGGCATGAGCTCGCTCGCATACTTCATGTCCAAGGACACGATCGATCACTTCAACACGATCGTGAAGCCGATTGTCTACCTCTCCATGTTCTACTTCTTCAACAACCCGAGGTCGTCCATCTGGGAGAACTATGTCGTTCTCGTAGCGGTCGTCTACTGCGTCACGGGGATCGGCTACACCTTTGCCATCTTCTTCCAGCCCGGTTCAGCGCAGCTG TGGTCAGCGTTGCTTCCGGTTGTCCTGACCCTCTTCTCGAATGAGCAGAAGGACAGCGTCTTTGCTAACCTATGCTACACAAAGTGGGCGCTCGAGGCGTTCGTGATTGCAAATGCGCAGAG GTACTCTGGTGTTTGGCTCATCACGCGGTGCGGTTCGCTGGTGAAGATGGGGTACGACATCGACCACAAGATCACGTGTATACTTGTCCTCGCTGCAAACGGGATAGTGTTCCGGTGTATAGCCTTCTTCTGCATGGTCATCTTCCAAAAGCACTGA